A single window of Nicotiana sylvestris chromosome 3, ASM39365v2, whole genome shotgun sequence DNA harbors:
- the LOC138887685 gene encoding uncharacterized protein, which produces MTHEVSAIVHSMSPKLENPGAFTIPCTIGNADFAKASYDLGESINLMLYSVFKTLGIEQPRPTSMRLQMADRTMKSPLGITDYELVRVDKIILPADFVILDCEVDYEVPIILERPFLATGKALVYAEARELTFRVGDEKVMFHVCKSMRQPNSNEVCSFVDLVTKVIVEDVCAVINVEDPLEAVLLNHDVDEKEVLV; this is translated from the coding sequence atgacacaTGAAGTGAGTGCTATAGTGCACTCCATGTCTCCAAAGTTAGAAAATCCCGGTGCCTTTACAATCCCATGCACTATTGGTAATGCCGATTTCGCCAAAGCTTCATATGATTTGGGGGAAAGCATTAACTTGATGCTATATTCTGTGTTCAAGACATTGGGGATTGAGCAACCAAGGCCCACatccatgaggttgcaaatggcggataggaCAATGAAGAGTCCATTGGGGATAACAGATTATGAGCTAGTTCGGGTTGACAAGATCATACTTCCCGCAGATTTTGTGATACTTGACTGTGAGGTTGACTACGAGGTGCCAATCATATTGGagagacctttcctagctacaggGAAGGCCTTAGTTTATGCTGAAGCAAGGGAGCTCACTTTCCGGGTGGGCGATGAAAAAGTTATGTTCCATGTTTGCAAGTCAATGAGGCAGCCTAATAGCAACGAAGTGTGTTCGTTTGTGGATCTTGTGACCAAAGTGATTGTTGAAGACGTGTGTGCTGTGATTAATGTAGAAGACCCATTGGAAGCTGTGTTGTTGAATCATGATGTGGATGAGAAGGAAGTCTTGGTGTAA